In bacterium, the sequence TGGCTCGAGCCGGTGGAGGTTCCGGAGCCGGCGCCGGTTGCCGTGACGCCGCGCGAGGTTCGCCCGGCGGAGCCCGCAGAGTCGGCCAGGGAACTGCCCAAGCCGCGCGTGGCAGTGCGTCCGCGCCCGGATCCCGCTGTGGCGGAGACCGCCGCGCGCGAGCGCGCAGCGACACAGAAGCGACAGGCGCAGCTGGCTGCACTGGCCGCAACGCGTGGCGCCGTGGCGCAGGCGACGGCGCCGCTGCCGGCATCGGCTGCGGCGCGACAACTTCTGGCCGGCGCGCCGGCGGGCGGCTCGGACCTGACGCGGGTGGCAGGCGCGTCGATGATGCCCGTTGCCGCGACCGGCCGCCCCGTGGCCCTGGCGCGCGGCCCGGAAGGCGGCGGTGCGGCCCTGGCGCTCAACCGCGGTCCGGCGGTGGCCGGCGGGAGCGGGTCGCTGGCGGCCGCGGTGGCCGGTGCTGGTATCGGGCGCGGTGACATCGATGGCGAGGCGAGTGGATCGGGCACGGCTTCGGCAACGCGCGCCGCGGCGGCGGTGCGCGGGGGCGGGTCGGCCGGCGACATCCTCATCGAGGGTCCGGCTGCGGACCGCCCGGTGGTCGCCTCGGTCATGCCGGCGTACCCGGACTGGGCGCGGCGGCAGGCGGTCGAGGCTGCGGTGACGCTGCAGTTCACGGTGTTGCCCGATGGTCGCGTGCGCGAGGACGTGCGCATCGACAAGACCGGTGGCTTTCGCGATTTCGACGACCGCGCCGTGGCGGCGCTGCGGCAGTGGCGCTTCGCGTCGCTGGCCGGCGGCGACGCCGCCGGGCAATGGGGCACGATCACCTTCCGCTTCCGCCTGCGCGGCTGATGCGGAACCGGCCGGGGGAACCAATGAGAACAGCAGTTTCGGCCCGTGAGTTCCGCGTGGGCGCGCGCATGGGTGCGACGGCACCGGCCCTGGTGCTGGTACTGATGCTGATGCCGTCGCTGGCCGGCGTGGCCGCAGCAAAGCCGGAGTCGCCGGCCATGGCGACGCCGCCTGCGTCGGATGGCGCCCTGGCGTTGCCTTCGCAGGGCGGCGGTTCGCTCGGCAGCCTCACGGTCGAGGGCACCAGCCAGGTCCGCATCCGCTTCGAACGGCCGGCGCTGAAGCTCGACCTCGATCCGCTCGCGGCGCCGGGTCTCGAATGCGAGCCGACCATCGCCATCCTCGATCGCACGCCACCCGACCTGGCCCAGCCGCTGTTGGGGTCCTCGTCCACCGAGCGCGCCGCGCGTACTCCGCGGCCATGGCTGTCGGCCTACACCGTCGGCTCACTGGCGCGCCTGAAGCCAGAGGTGAAGGGCGTGTCCAGCTGGCGCCTCGAGATCGTCGATGCAAACGGGGTGGTGGTGAGTTCTCGTGACGGCGAAGGGTCGCCGCCGAGAGAACTGCCGTGGGACGGCATTCGTGACGACGGCTCGCCTGCTCCCTGCGGCCAGTCCTATGCGCACGTGCTGACCGCGCGCGACAAGGCCGGCAACACGCGACGCTTTGTCGGCGAGAGTTTCCGGTTGCCCGCGTATCGCGTCGAGACGGCAGCGGGCCGTGTCTCCTGTTCTCGGCGGCGCAATGGCTCGAGTCGTTCGGCGACGGCGGCATCTCGCCGCTGCTGATCGAGACCGCAACGGTGATCAACCTGGGCTCGGACCCCTCGCGCCCGCTGGTGGTGACGGTGACGGCGCCCACGGCCGATGAAGCCGAAGCACTCGGCCGCGACGTCATCGACGCTCTGGAACCGCGCGTCGGGGGTGGCGATCGGCGACTGGAACTGCACAGTGTCGTGTCGGCGGGTTCACCCGTCGGCGGTTCGGTGCAGGTTGCGCTGGACGGGGCGCGCTAGCCCGGCCATTTCCAGCCGGTATTCCGGAGCACATCCGTCCCGCAGGACGGACCTGGCGTGATTGTCCTACTGCAATCGTCTCCCGCGCACTATCTTACCGCCCAACCGGCCGGCCTCGCCGGCCCAGCCCTGGGGCGTGTGACATGAGCACTGCCGATGATACCAGCCCGCGGCCATCCAGCCTGCTGCGGGACGATTTTCCCCCCGTCGAAACCGACGCCTGGCGCCGCGAAGTGGACCGCCTGCTGAAGGGCGCACCCTTCGAAAAGGCGATGATCACCACGCTGGCCGAAGGCCTGCGCCTGCAGCCGTTGCACACGGCGGCCGACCTGGCCGACGGCGTGTGGGGCGCTTCACTGCCGGGTCAGGCGCCGTTCCTGCGCGGCGTGCGCAATGCGGTGGCCGGGCCCGTGCCCTGGCTCGTGGCGCAGGAACTGCCCGCGGCCGATCCGGGCGCCTTCAACCTGGCGCTGCTGCACGACCTCGAGCGCGGCCAGTCGGCGATCAACCTGAAGCTCGACGTTGCCGGCCGCCGCGGCCTGGACGCGGTCACGGCTCCGCCGGCCCAGGTGGGTCAGGGCGGCACCGCGATCGCGGGACTGGGCGACCTGCGCCGTGCCCTGGCCTCGGTCGATCTCGCGGCGTGGCCCCTGCTGCTGCAGGCGGGCGCTTCCACGCTTCCCGTGGCGACCATGCTGGCGACCATTGCCCGGGAGCGGGAATGTCCGGTGCGCGACCTGGTCGGTGCCTGGGGCTGTGACCCGGTAGCCGTCGCCTCGGGCGGGCCGGCGCCCGCGCTGTCGGTCGAGGTGATGTTCGACCATGCCGCCGTGCTCACTTCATGGGCTGCCACCCAGGCGCCAGCGCTGCGCACGCTGGCCGCCACCGATGCGCCCTGGCACGAGGCAGGCGCCGACGGTGTGCTCTCACTGGGCCTGCTGCTCGCCGGCGCCGTCGGGACCCTGCGCGAGATGGAAGCGCGCGGGCTCGATCCCGCCGTGTGCGCGCCGCGGTTCGCGTTCCACCTCAGCCTGGATACCGACTTCTTCCTGGAGATCGCGCGCCTGCGCGCGCTGCGCGTGCTGTGGTCCGATGTGCTGGCTGCCTGCGGCGTGGCGCCTACACGCGAGGTCGCGGCCTGGGTCCACGCGCGCACCGGTGAACGCATGCTCGCGAAGCTCGATGCGCACTCCAACCTGCTGCGCGGTTCGACTGCGGCCATGGCTGCCGTCTGCGGGGGCGCCGACAGCCTCCACGTGGCGCCGTGGGACTCGCTCCTGCCGGCGCCCGGCGTCGCCGGGCGGCGCCTTTCGCGCAACCTGCAACTCATCCTCGGCCACGAATGCCGCTTCGGCGCCGTGACCGACCCGGCCGGGGGCTCCTGGTACGTGGAGACGCTGACGCGTGAAGTGGGCGAAGGCGCCTGGGCCGTGCTGCAGAAGGTGGAGGCGGCCGGCGGCCTGCGCGCCGCGCTGGCCTCGGGCCTGGTGCATGGGCTGGTCGACGAGGCGGCGAAGCGACGTACGGCGCGCCTGGCCCGTGCGCAGGACTCGCGCGTGGGCGTGAACCGCTTCTGCGCGGCGCGGGTCGCGTTGGAATCTGTCGCAAGCGACAGCGCCGGCGACAGCTGGCATGCCGAGCGTCGGGACGCGGCGGAAATCGCCACTGCCGGAATCGGCCCGGTGGACCCGCGCGGCGACGCCGTGGTCCAGTTCGCCGACCTGGGCGGTGCTGCGGGCCGCGGCGCCACCCTGTCGTTGTTGACGATGGCGCTCGGTGGCGATCCCGCGGGAGGTGCGCGGGCTCCTTGGGCATCGCTGGGTGCACATCGCGATGCCCAGCCGTTCGAACAACTGGTTTCCCGCACGGCGCGCCTGGCGGCGCGCGATCCGCGACTGGCCCGCGCGCACTGCCTGTGCCTGGGCGACGCCGGCCGCACCGGCCCGCGCCTCGACTTCGCGCGCGGCAACCTGGTTGTCGGCGGCTTCGAGGTGAGCGTCGGCGCCTTCCATCAGGAAGCGGCCGCGGCGGTGGCCGAGGCCCGCGCTGCCGGGGCCGCGCTCGTGATGCTGGTCGGCCTTGACGAGACCTATCCCGAACTGGGTGCCGAGGTCGCTGCATTGCTGGCGAAGCTGCCGCACCCGCCGCTGCTGATGGCGGCAGGCCGGCCTTCGGCTTCCACCGAGTCGCTGTCGCGCGCCGGCGTCGATCGCTACCTGTACCTCGGCAGCGACCTCGTGGCCGAACTGAACGGCGTCATCGACGCCCTCGGAGGTGAGGCATGAGCCGCCTGCCCGATTTCAGCACCCTGCCCTGCCGCCGGCCCGGACCCGATGCGGGGCCGTTCCCGGCCGCGCCGCCGGCCTGGACCACGCACGAGCAGATCCCGGTGCACACGGCCTACACCGCGGCGGATACGGCCGGTTGCGACCACCTCGACTACCTGCCCGGGCTGCCGCCGTTCCTGCGCGGGCCGTATGCCACGATGTACGTGACGCGTCCGTGGACGGTGCGCCAGTACGCGGGCTTCTCGACCGCCGAGGAGAGCAACGCGTTCTACCGGCGCAACCTTGCCGCCGGCCAGATGGGCCTCTCGGTGGCCTTCGACCTGGCCACGCACCGCGGCTACGACAGCGACCACCCGCGGGTGGAGGGCGATGTGGGCAAGGCCGGCGTGGCCATCGACTCGGTCGAGGACATGAAGATCCTCTTCGACGGCATCCCCCTGGACCGCATGTCCGTGTCGATGACGATGAACGGCGCCGTTTTGCCGATCATGGCGTTCTACATCGTGGCGGGCCTGGAGCAGGGCGCCTCGCCGGCGCAGATGGCCGGCACGATCCAGAACGACATCCTCAAGGAGTACATGGTCCGCAACACGTACATCTATCCGCCGGCGTTCAGCATGCGGATCATCGCGGACATCTTCGGCTACACGGCGAAGCACATGCCGAAGTTCAACAGCATCTCGATCAGCGGCTATCACATGCACGAAGCGGGCGCCACCGCCGACCTCGAACTGGCCTACACGCTGGCCGACGGCCTGGAGTACGTGCGTACCGGACTGAAGACCGGGCTGGGCATCGACCAGTTCGCGCCGCGCCTTTCGTTCTTCTGGGGCGAGGGCGTCAACTACTTCATGGAGATCGCCAAGCTGCGGGCCGGCCGCGCGCTGTGGGCCAAGCTCATCAAGGCGTTCGACCCGAAGGACGAGCGCTCGTTGATGCTGCGGACCCATTCGCAGACCTCGGGCTGGTCGCTGGCGGAACAGGACCCGTTCAACAACGTGGCGCGCACCTGCGTGGAGGCGATGGCCGCGGTCCTCGGCGGCACGCAGTCGCTGCATACCAATGCGCTGGACGAGGCGATCGCCCTGCCGACCGACTTCTCGGCCCGTATCGCCCGCAACACGCAGCTCTACCTGCAGACCGAGACGGGTATCTGCCGCAATGTCGACCCCTGGGGCGGTTCCTGGTATCTTGAAAGCCTGACCGGGGCGCTGCTGGAGAAGGCCTGGGCCCACATCCAGGAAGTGGAGAGCCACGGCGGCATGGCGGCGGCCATCGAGCGCGGGCTGCCGAAGCTGCGTATCGAGGAGGCGGCTGCCCGGCGGCAGGCGCGGCTCGACTCGGGGCAGGACGTGATCGTCGGCGTCAACCGCTGGCGCTTGACGCGCGAGGAACCCCTGGAGATCCTCGAGGTGGACAACACGGCCGTGCGCCGCGGACAGGTGGCCCGGCTGGCCGAGATGCGCAGCAGGCGCGACGGGAAGGCGGTCGCGTCGGCGCTGGCCGCACTCGAAACGGCCGCGCGTGACGGCACCGGCAACCTGCTGGAGCTCGCCGTCGAAGCTGCGCGCCTGCGTGCGAGCCTGGGCGAGATCT encodes:
- a CDS encoding TonB family protein, with protein sequence MRLRQAPTAPPMVKINVTPIIDVALVLVIILLVTAPMMSMSDLPVDLPAAHARDTERPDFISLTLAKDGRLAIDEAELGGIDEVAPRLRERLAARRDKDRLVVVRADASLPHAAVRRPARGRARRRGPQPRHRNQPDHGRSAMTALTLHDDFLAMRARFHRALAISVGVHALLALGLLLADEAHPDLPRIIEVTWLEPVEVPEPAPVAVTPREVRPAEPAESARELPKPRVAVRPRPDPAVAETAARERAATQKRQAQLAALAATRGAVAQATAPLPASAAARQLLAGAPAGGSDLTRVAGASMMPVAATGRPVALARGPEGGGAALALNRGPAVAGGSGSLAAAVAGAGIGRGDIDGEASGSGTASATRAAAAVRGGGSAGDILIEGPAADRPVVASVMPAYPDWARRQAVEAAVTLQFTVLPDGRVREDVRIDKTGGFRDFDDRAVAALRQWRFASLAGGDAAGQWGTITFRFRLRG
- the scpA gene encoding methylmalonyl-CoA mutase, whose translation is MSRLPDFSTLPCRRPGPDAGPFPAAPPAWTTHEQIPVHTAYTAADTAGCDHLDYLPGLPPFLRGPYATMYVTRPWTVRQYAGFSTAEESNAFYRRNLAAGQMGLSVAFDLATHRGYDSDHPRVEGDVGKAGVAIDSVEDMKILFDGIPLDRMSVSMTMNGAVLPIMAFYIVAGLEQGASPAQMAGTIQNDILKEYMVRNTYIYPPAFSMRIIADIFGYTAKHMPKFNSISISGYHMHEAGATADLELAYTLADGLEYVRTGLKTGLGIDQFAPRLSFFWGEGVNYFMEIAKLRAGRALWAKLIKAFDPKDERSLMLRTHSQTSGWSLAEQDPFNNVARTCVEAMAAVLGGTQSLHTNALDEAIALPTDFSARIARNTQLYLQTETGICRNVDPWGGSWYLESLTGALLEKAWAHIQEVESHGGMAAAIERGLPKLRIEEAAARRQARLDSGQDVIVGVNRWRLTREEPLEILEVDNTAVRRGQVARLAEMRSRRDGKAVASALAALETAARDGTGNLLELAVEAARLRASLGEISSALENVAGRHQAEVRTISGVYAASFRREDGIDTVSEVRQLVDAFAAHEGRRPRLLVAKMGQDGHDRGAKVVATAFADLGFDVDVGPLFQTPSETARQAVENDVHIVGLSSLAGGHKTLLPQLVNELKQLGRGDILVVCGGVIPQQDYEFLRANGAAAIFGPGTVIPDAAKNLLAEMSRRLGYA